A window of the Chloroflexus sp. Y-396-1 genome harbors these coding sequences:
- a CDS encoding NYN domain-containing protein, giving the protein MPILIDGHNLIGQMTDINLSDPDDEAKLVAKLRRYAAKKRGRRIVVVFDGGVYGHPQNLNGYGVETRFVKPPQNADQELIRQIRAIRRREEWLVVSSDRAVVGEAQARGIRVMSAQEFAHRLQMLDQPRVNARDKRGDRPLSKAEIEEWLRFFGVDEDEDTLYY; this is encoded by the coding sequence ATGCCTATTTTAATCGACGGTCACAATTTGATTGGCCAAATGACCGACATCAACCTCAGCGATCCGGATGATGAAGCAAAACTGGTTGCAAAGCTACGTCGCTATGCAGCCAAAAAACGTGGTCGCAGAATTGTAGTTGTGTTTGATGGAGGCGTGTACGGTCATCCGCAGAATCTCAACGGCTACGGGGTTGAGACACGGTTTGTCAAACCGCCGCAAAATGCTGACCAGGAATTGATTCGTCAGATTCGCGCCATTCGTCGCCGTGAAGAGTGGCTGGTGGTTTCATCAGATCGGGCAGTTGTCGGTGAAGCGCAGGCTCGTGGCATCCGAGTGATGTCAGCCCAAGAGTTTGCCCATCGCTTACAGATGCTTGATCAGCCTCGGGTGAATGCTCGTGATAAGCGTGGCGACCGCCCTCTTAGTAAAGCAGAGATCGAAGAGTGGCTCCGCTTCTTTGGAGTCGATGAGGACGAAGATACGCTCTACTACTAA
- a CDS encoding DUF4097 family beta strand repeat-containing protein, whose amino-acid sequence MKQTDLPSQPESLPGHLLRRRLLGIILILGGLGWFLFELVSRGTIAGINLNLASTGIAESISTQRFAVSRVEVTGINDQVILSGTTGEEVILSGERHGFGWATQAAAAAATQVTIEVEQRGDTLYVHVRHQPQIMWHFGRDPYARLELALPPGVTFYVGLVSGDVTLRQVVSNGDITTISGDVVASDTNGQLTIETTSGDIELRNHDGSLRVVTVSGDLEAVGQFTDVRVETTEGDVALRGKYSTARIITISGNVTIEAEGANQISVETTSGNIRFTGQLASEQQEMVTISGDVELILNKPLDARINVTTVSGRISLPAQFADQQASARSLTETFGQGQTMLKVETTSGDISLRLREE is encoded by the coding sequence ATGAAACAAACTGATCTACCATCACAACCAGAGTCTCTGCCCGGCCACCTCCTACGGAGACGGTTACTCGGTATCATTCTTATTCTAGGTGGTCTTGGCTGGTTCCTTTTTGAGCTGGTGAGTCGCGGTACGATTGCTGGAATCAATCTTAATCTCGCCAGCACTGGTATTGCCGAGAGCATATCTACCCAACGTTTTGCGGTGAGTCGGGTTGAAGTGACAGGTATCAACGATCAGGTGATCTTATCTGGTACCACCGGTGAAGAAGTGATCTTGAGTGGCGAGCGACATGGTTTCGGTTGGGCGACGCAGGCTGCGGCTGCAGCGGCAACACAGGTGACCATCGAGGTTGAACAGCGTGGTGATACTCTATACGTGCATGTGCGTCATCAGCCTCAGATAATGTGGCATTTCGGTCGTGATCCGTATGCTCGTCTGGAATTGGCGCTCCCACCCGGTGTGACCTTTTACGTCGGGCTGGTATCGGGCGATGTGACGTTACGACAGGTTGTGTCGAACGGTGACATTACGACGATCAGCGGTGATGTGGTTGCCAGTGACACGAACGGCCAGTTGACTATCGAGACGACGAGCGGTGATATTGAGTTGCGTAACCACGATGGTTCACTGCGCGTTGTGACGGTAAGTGGCGATCTGGAAGCGGTTGGGCAATTTACCGACGTGCGCGTAGAAACAACCGAGGGTGATGTGGCGCTGCGTGGGAAGTATAGCACTGCACGCATCATCACGATCTCCGGCAATGTCACTATCGAGGCCGAGGGAGCGAATCAGATAAGTGTTGAAACAACCAGCGGTAACATCCGTTTCACCGGTCAACTGGCAAGTGAACAGCAAGAGATGGTAACTATCTCTGGCGATGTTGAACTTATCCTCAACAAACCACTTGATGCCCGGATAAATGTTACAACCGTGAGTGGGCGGATCAGTCTACCGGCCCAATTCGCCGATCAACAGGCTAGCGCACGCTCGCTAACGGAAACCTTTGGTCAAGGACAAACGATGCTGAAGGTGGAGACAACATCGGGCGACATTTCCCTCCGTTTGCGCGAGGAATGA
- a CDS encoding alpha/beta fold hydrolase has protein sequence MQAETDTVRKFEIREEYHRGPDGLMRVWKSSPVHGLPVLLIHGYGALIEHWRPVMRPIAGEHTLYAIDLYYFGYSARPSGRPSRERWAAQAAAFIRDVIGQPAVVIGHSMGGVVSAQLARAYPELVQALVLVNSSGAQLQARPLSAFDRLMLDAIGSPFVGEALAGVFGNRWGVRQGLLSAYHRKECVTPELVETFSGPLRRYGAGSYLKVSREFTNLVLDLKPGEIRQPTLLIWGAEDRSIPPAHAEIIRQRMIPHAEIKIIPDSGHCPFDETPKAFLDILLPWLRQVSAQS, from the coding sequence ATGCAAGCCGAGACTGATACAGTGCGGAAGTTTGAAATCCGCGAAGAATACCACAGAGGGCCTGACGGCCTCATGCGGGTCTGGAAATCATCACCAGTTCATGGGCTACCGGTGCTCTTAATCCACGGTTATGGTGCTCTGATAGAGCACTGGCGTCCGGTGATGCGGCCAATCGCCGGTGAGCATACCCTTTATGCCATCGACCTCTACTATTTTGGCTACTCTGCTCGCCCATCGGGACGGCCAAGTCGTGAACGTTGGGCAGCGCAGGCAGCCGCCTTTATTCGTGACGTTATTGGTCAGCCAGCAGTGGTAATCGGGCACTCGATGGGAGGCGTGGTTAGTGCACAACTGGCTCGTGCCTATCCCGAACTAGTTCAGGCTCTGGTTTTAGTGAATAGTTCAGGCGCCCAATTACAGGCACGTCCGTTGAGTGCCTTTGATCGGCTGATGCTCGACGCGATTGGCTCACCGTTTGTTGGTGAGGCACTGGCTGGCGTGTTCGGGAATCGATGGGGGGTACGGCAAGGGCTGCTATCGGCGTACCATCGCAAGGAATGTGTTACACCTGAGTTAGTAGAAACATTCAGCGGCCCACTACGACGTTATGGAGCAGGATCGTACCTAAAAGTTAGTCGCGAGTTTACCAATCTGGTGCTTGATCTGAAGCCAGGTGAGATTCGGCAGCCCACTTTGCTCATTTGGGGCGCCGAAGATCGCTCGATCCCACCGGCTCATGCTGAGATCATCAGGCAGCGCATGATCCCGCACGCTGAGATCAAGATCATTCCCGACAGCGGTCACTGCCCCTTCGATGAAACGCCCAAAGCCTTTCTTGATATTCTCCTACCCTGGTTACGACAGGTAAGTGCACAGAGCTAA
- a CDS encoding PfkB family carbohydrate kinase, whose protein sequence is MIDFVAIGHVTRDLLPDNTSTSGGTARFAALLAQRLGLRAAIVTASVEPVPPGIAWISVPATVSSTFENRYTPAGRQQWLHAIAPSITEAVLPRIWRTAPVVLLGPVLHECSPTLATFFAGALIGATAQGWLRDWEADLPSRIRPRRWRPTPTDLARVHVLTLSSEDVGGDTELAAHYARLVPIGIVTHGAAGATMFVYGRPHHIAAFPAQEDDPTGAGDVFTTAFLIRLWETGDPFQAARFAAAAAACVVEGPGDAALPDRVQIVRRMATVPDQS, encoded by the coding sequence ATGATCGATTTTGTTGCTATTGGTCACGTTACTCGCGATCTGTTGCCAGACAACACCTCAACCTCGGGTGGCACGGCGCGTTTTGCTGCCTTGCTGGCACAACGGTTGGGACTACGAGCAGCTATTGTGACCGCCAGTGTTGAACCTGTGCCACCGGGGATTGCCTGGATTAGCGTGCCTGCAACGGTCAGTTCTACGTTCGAGAATCGCTACACACCTGCCGGACGACAGCAGTGGTTGCATGCCATTGCCCCATCGATTACCGAAGCTGTATTGCCGCGAATATGGCGTACTGCGCCAGTTGTGTTACTGGGACCGGTCTTACACGAATGTTCGCCGACGCTGGCAACATTCTTTGCCGGTGCGCTGATTGGCGCTACAGCGCAGGGCTGGCTGCGCGATTGGGAGGCCGATTTACCGTCGCGGATTCGCCCTCGGCGCTGGCGACCAACACCGACCGATCTGGCGCGTGTACACGTGCTGACGTTGAGTAGCGAAGATGTTGGTGGTGATACTGAATTGGCGGCTCATTACGCTCGTCTGGTGCCGATAGGCATTGTCACCCACGGTGCAGCAGGTGCAACCATGTTTGTGTATGGTCGACCGCACCACATTGCAGCATTTCCGGCGCAAGAAGATGATCCAACCGGTGCCGGTGACGTCTTCACCACGGCTTTTCTCATTCGTCTCTGGGAAACCGGTGATCCATTTCAGGCGGCTCGTTTTGCTGCCGCAGCGGCAGCATGTGTTGTTGAAGGGCCTGGAGACGCAGCTCTTCCTGATCGAGTACAGATTGTCCGGCGCATGGCAACTGTACCCGATCAGTCGTAA
- a CDS encoding APC family permease — protein sequence MFAQIKRILVGRPIATEQQHHERLNKATALAVFSSDALSSVSYATEAILTILVLGGSAALGLSLPIAAAIAGLLLIVGFSYRQTIHAYPQGGGGYIVTRDNLGDLPGLVAAGALLIDYVLTVAVSISAGVAAITSLATNWGFPALRDHAVEIALVCILIVTIANLRGAKESGFIFSVPTYAFISGILLMIGVGIVHDLLYGAEPVQHSIDPEIPLTGEVVSLWLILRAFAAGCTALTGIEAISDGVQAFKPPESRNAAITLTWMVSLLVTMFLGITWLAYTHQAVPNEFTHETIVSQIARTVFGVGPLYVFIQIATALILVLAANTAFADFPRLASFLSRDRFLPRQFSSRGDRLVFSNGILMLGFCSAILVMIFRANEIAMLPLYAVGVFTSFTLSQSGMVRRHIRRKQPGWQYSALINGIGATLTGIVLIILIVTKFTHGAWIVITAIPLLVLMFRAINQHYRRVAEQLSLSGAILPPELRRHTAIVLVSGIHRGVLPALQYARSIAPDNVTAVYVDLDPEATEKLRTRWHQWGCEIPLVVLESPYRSLINPILRYLEEVETRYGDDVITVILPEFVPARWWEHLLHNQTGLLIKTALRLRGTVVTSVPYRLER from the coding sequence ATGTTTGCCCAGATTAAGCGCATTCTGGTCGGCAGACCAATTGCTACCGAACAGCAACATCACGAGCGTCTCAACAAAGCAACTGCGCTCGCCGTCTTCTCCTCTGATGCGCTTTCCTCTGTCTCGTATGCAACAGAAGCGATCCTCACCATCCTTGTATTGGGGGGCAGCGCTGCGCTAGGACTTTCACTACCAATTGCGGCAGCGATTGCCGGCCTACTCCTGATCGTTGGCTTTTCCTACCGGCAGACCATTCATGCCTACCCGCAAGGTGGCGGTGGCTATATCGTCACCCGTGACAATCTAGGTGATCTACCAGGGTTGGTTGCTGCTGGCGCCCTCCTCATCGACTATGTGCTGACGGTAGCCGTGAGTATTTCAGCCGGAGTCGCTGCAATTACCTCGCTGGCAACCAACTGGGGATTCCCCGCCTTACGCGATCATGCCGTAGAAATTGCCCTGGTCTGTATCTTAATCGTCACTATTGCGAATTTGCGTGGGGCAAAGGAAAGCGGCTTCATCTTCTCGGTACCAACATACGCATTTATCAGCGGGATTCTACTGATGATTGGGGTGGGGATCGTCCATGATCTGCTCTACGGCGCCGAACCGGTACAGCATTCGATTGATCCTGAAATTCCTCTAACGGGCGAGGTTGTATCTCTCTGGCTCATTTTGCGCGCCTTTGCCGCAGGGTGTACCGCACTGACTGGGATTGAGGCAATTAGCGATGGCGTGCAGGCATTTAAACCACCGGAGTCAAGAAACGCTGCGATCACACTGACCTGGATGGTTAGTTTACTGGTAACGATGTTTCTCGGCATTACCTGGCTGGCCTACACCCATCAAGCCGTACCGAACGAGTTCACTCACGAGACTATCGTCTCACAAATTGCGCGTACAGTTTTCGGGGTTGGCCCACTGTACGTCTTCATTCAGATAGCTACAGCGCTGATCCTGGTGTTGGCAGCGAACACTGCTTTTGCCGATTTTCCGCGCCTAGCATCCTTTTTGTCACGCGACCGCTTCCTTCCCCGTCAGTTTTCTTCGCGCGGTGATCGGTTAGTCTTCTCAAACGGCATTCTGATGTTGGGCTTTTGCTCGGCGATCTTGGTCATGATTTTCCGCGCCAACGAGATCGCAATGCTACCGCTGTACGCCGTCGGTGTTTTCACGTCCTTTACGCTCTCGCAATCGGGCATGGTACGCCGACATATTCGCCGCAAGCAACCAGGCTGGCAATACAGCGCATTGATCAATGGAATCGGTGCTACTCTCACCGGAATCGTGTTGATCATTCTGATCGTTACTAAATTCACCCACGGTGCCTGGATCGTTATTACAGCTATCCCGTTGCTGGTCCTCATGTTCCGAGCGATTAACCAGCACTACCGGCGTGTAGCTGAACAATTGTCGCTGAGTGGAGCCATTTTACCGCCCGAACTGCGCCGCCATACTGCAATTGTACTAGTCAGTGGTATTCACCGAGGAGTATTGCCGGCTTTACAATACGCTCGCTCTATCGCCCCGGATAATGTTACTGCTGTCTACGTTGATCTTGACCCTGAAGCTACCGAAAAACTTCGGACCCGTTGGCACCAATGGGGCTGCGAGATACCGCTAGTAGTGCTTGAGTCGCCTTACCGTTCGTTGATCAACCCGATCTTACGCTACCTTGAAGAGGTCGAGACGCGCTACGGCGATGATGTGATCACCGTGATCCTCCCCGAATTTGTTCCGGCCCGCTGGTGGGAGCATTTACTGCATAATCAGACCGGTCTGTTGATCAAGACCGCGTTACGTCTACGCGGAACGGTGGTGACCAGTGTGCCATACCGATTGGAACGCTAG
- a CDS encoding SBBP repeat-containing protein, giving the protein MITTYPRSFVPVPSVRLSRLFGLMSLLMFLLLSLVQPVAVRLNLPFPTTAEPALPYAQADRNFFIENRGQFASELAAVMLAREAQLGVGHDGRLHLKVNDFPPLTLQFVSEGYTPTPQVVLTGPLATHVSFLTGNDPSRWQTKVPVWTEVQLKGVVPQLTLALTVAEGRLRIRALPTGQPDLTRIRLVIEGATVVEVGSASVEVQVGERYLSLPLLEFAGGNERLHQVRPTMIGAHSVGVPIALTEMIGVHRPTLSSSSAAHLLAASTFLGGPGGSSANDEATALKVDGQGNILVAGRTDSSDFPTTAGAYDDMHNGDDDAFVAKLSSDLDALHAATFLGGSDWDAATALALDGQGNVVVAGRTWSSDFPTTAGAYDATYNGSSDAFVAKLSSDLGALHAATFLGGSSSDAATALALDGQGNVVVAGETWSTNFPTTAGAYDATHNGGFRDAFVAKLSSGLDALHAATFLGGSSEDAATALALDGQGNVVVAGRTDSSDFPTTAGAYDDMYNGDDDAFVAKLSSDLDALHAATFLGGSSSDAATALALDGQGNVVVAGETVSTNFPTTSGAYDETYNGFYDAFVAKLSSDLSTLQAATFLGGSSSDAATALALDGQGNVVVAGETVSTNFPTTAGAYDATHNGGFRDAFVAKLSSGLDALQAATFLGGSSEDAATALALDGQGNVVVAGETWSTDFPTTAGAYDATYNGSSDAFVAKLSSDLGTLQAATFLGGRYGYDSATALALDGQGNVVVAGETWSTDFPTTAGAYDETYNGFSDAFVAKLSSDLDALQAATFLGGSDWDAATALALDGQGNVVVAGRTWSSDFPTTAGAYDATSNGSSDAFVAKLSSDLGALHAATFLGGSSSDAATALALDGQGNVVVAGRTWSSDFPTTAGAYDATHNGGFRDAFVAKLSSDLGTLQAATFLGGSDDDSASALALDGQGNVVVAGETDSSDFPTTPGAYDDMHNGDDDAFVAKLSSDLGTLQAATFLGGSDRDFATALVLDGQGNVVVAGWTDSSDFPTTPGAYDAMHNGDDDAFVAKLSSDLGTLQAATFLGGSNWDEATALALDGQGNVVVAGETWSTNFPTTAGAYDATHNGFSDAFVAKLSSDLGALHAATFLGGSRRDEATALALDGQGNVVVAGRTWSTDFPTTPGAYDGTRNGPSDAFVTRLSFKFDKTAPVNGATNQPATVTLQWQAVGSGVDHYRYCYSTTSGCTPATSVGTNTGVTLSGLTLGATYHWQVRACADSGCTVYIDADNGQHHTFTVISSPSAFGKTAPADGATNQPATVTLQWQAVGSGVDHYRYCYSTTSGCTPATSVGTNTGVTLSGLTLGATYSWQVRACADIGCTVYTDADNGQHHTFTVRFGIYLPLVLR; this is encoded by the coding sequence ATGATCACCACGTACCCTCGCTCCTTTGTCCCTGTTCCGTCTGTGCGTCTAAGCCGGTTATTCGGTCTCATGAGCCTCCTTATGTTCCTTCTGCTTAGTCTGGTTCAACCGGTAGCAGTACGCCTCAATCTCCCCTTCCCGACTACGGCAGAACCCGCTTTGCCTTATGCACAGGCTGATCGAAACTTCTTCATCGAAAATCGGGGCCAGTTCGCCTCGGAGCTGGCGGCAGTGATGCTGGCCCGTGAAGCGCAGTTGGGGGTCGGACACGATGGTCGCTTACACCTCAAGGTTAACGACTTCCCACCCCTCACCCTACAGTTCGTCAGCGAGGGCTACACACCTACCCCGCAAGTTGTGCTCACCGGCCCGCTGGCAACGCACGTGTCGTTTCTGACCGGTAACGACCCGTCACGCTGGCAGACGAAGGTGCCGGTGTGGACGGAGGTGCAGCTCAAGGGGGTCGTCCCCCAGCTTACGTTGGCGCTGACGGTTGCGGAGGGGCGGCTGCGCATCCGGGCCTTGCCGACCGGACAGCCCGACCTCACGCGCATCCGGTTGGTGATTGAGGGGGCGACGGTCGTGGAGGTAGGGAGCGCCAGCGTCGAGGTGCAGGTAGGGGAGCGATATCTCTCCTTGCCGCTGCTAGAGTTTGCCGGCGGGAATGAGCGGCTGCACCAGGTGAGACCGACGATGATCGGAGCGCACAGTGTAGGTGTCCCCATCGCCCTGACCGAGATGATTGGAGTGCACCGGCCAACCCTTAGCTCCAGTAGTGCGGCCCACTTGCTGGCAGCGAGCACGTTTCTGGGAGGGCCAGGAGGAAGCTCAGCGAATGATGAGGCAACCGCGTTGAAGGTTGACGGGCAGGGGAATATCCTGGTGGCGGGGAGGACGGATTCGTCCGACTTCCCCACCACGGCAGGGGCGTATGATGATATGCACAACGGCGATGATGATGCATTTGTGGCGAAGCTGAGCAGCGATCTGGACGCACTACACGCAGCTACCTTCCTTGGCGGGTCGGATTGGGACGCAGCCACGGCGCTGGCGCTCGACGGGCAGGGCAACGTCGTCGTGGCGGGGAGGACGTGGTCGTCCGACTTCCCCACCACGGCAGGGGCGTATGATGCGACGTACAACGGCTCTTCTGATGCGTTTGTGGCGAAGCTGAGCAGCGACCTGGGCGCACTACACGCAGCTACCTTCCTTGGCGGGTCGAGTTCGGACGCAGCCACGGCGCTGGCGCTCGACGGGCAGGGCAACGTCGTCGTGGCGGGGGAGACGTGGTCTACCAACTTCCCCACCACGGCAGGGGCGTATGATGCGACGCACAACGGCGGCTTCCGTGATGCGTTTGTGGCGAAGCTGAGCAGCGGTCTGGACGCACTACACGCAGCTACCTTCCTTGGCGGGTCGAGTGAGGACGCAGCCACGGCGCTGGCGCTCGACGGGCAGGGCAACGTCGTCGTGGCGGGGAGGACGGATTCGTCCGACTTCCCCACCACGGCAGGGGCGTATGATGATATGTACAACGGCGATGATGATGCATTTGTGGCGAAGCTGAGCAGCGATCTGGACGCACTACACGCAGCTACCTTCCTTGGCGGGTCGAGTTCGGACGCAGCCACGGCGCTGGCGCTCGACGGGCAGGGCAACGTCGTCGTGGCGGGGGAGACGGTGTCTACCAACTTCCCCACCACGTCAGGGGCGTATGATGAGACGTACAACGGCTTCTATGATGCGTTTGTGGCGAAGCTGAGCAGCGACCTGAGCACGCTGCAAGCGGCTACCTTCCTTGGCGGGTCGAGTTCGGACGCAGCCACGGCGCTGGCGCTCGACGGGCAGGGCAACGTCGTCGTGGCGGGGGAGACGGTGTCTACCAACTTCCCCACCACGGCAGGGGCGTATGATGCGACGCACAACGGCGGCTTCCGTGATGCGTTTGTGGCGAAGCTGAGCAGCGGTCTGGACGCACTACAAGCGGCTACCTTCCTTGGCGGGTCGAGTGAGGACGCAGCCACGGCGCTGGCGCTCGACGGGCAGGGCAACGTCGTCGTGGCGGGGGAGACGTGGTCTACCGACTTCCCCACCACGGCAGGGGCGTATGATGCGACGTACAACGGCTCTTCTGATGCGTTTGTGGCGAAGCTGAGCAGCGACCTGGGCACGCTGCAAGCGGCCACCTTCCTCGGTGGGAGGTATGGGTACGACTCCGCCACGGCGCTGGCGCTCGACGGGCAGGGCAACGTCGTCGTGGCGGGGGAGACGTGGTCTACCGACTTCCCCACCACGGCAGGGGCGTATGATGAGACGTACAACGGCTTCTCTGATGCGTTTGTGGCGAAGCTGAGCAGCGATCTGGACGCACTACAAGCAGCTACCTTCCTTGGCGGGTCGGATTGGGACGCAGCCACGGCGCTGGCGCTCGACGGGCAGGGCAACGTCGTCGTGGCGGGGAGGACGTGGTCGTCCGACTTCCCCACCACGGCAGGGGCGTATGATGCGACGTCCAACGGCTCTTCTGATGCGTTTGTGGCGAAGCTGAGCAGCGACCTGGGCGCACTACACGCAGCTACCTTCCTTGGCGGGTCGAGTTCGGACGCAGCCACGGCGCTGGCGCTCGACGGGCAGGGCAACGTCGTCGTGGCGGGGAGGACGTGGTCGTCCGACTTCCCCACCACGGCAGGGGCGTATGATGCGACGCACAACGGCGGCTTCCGTGATGCATTTGTGGCGAAGCTGAGCAGCGACCTGGGCACGCTGCAAGCGGCCACCTTCCTCGGCGGGTCGGATGATGACTCCGCCAGCGCGCTGGCGCTCGACGGGCAGGGCAACGTCGTCGTGGCGGGGGAGACGGATTCGTCCGACTTCCCCACCACGCCAGGGGCGTATGATGATATGCACAACGGCGATGATGATGCATTTGTGGCGAAGCTGAGCAGTGACCTGGGCACGCTGCAAGCGGCCACCTTCCTCGGCGGGTCGGATCGGGACTTCGCCACGGCGCTGGTGCTCGACGGGCAGGGCAACGTCGTCGTGGCGGGGTGGACGGATTCGTCCGACTTCCCCACCACGCCAGGGGCGTATGATGCGATGCACAACGGCGATGATGATGCATTTGTGGCGAAGCTGAGCAGCGACCTGGGCACGCTGCAAGCGGCCACCTTCCTCGGCGGGTCGAATTGGGACGAAGCCACGGCGCTGGCGCTCGACGGGCAGGGCAACGTCGTCGTGGCGGGGGAGACGTGGTCTACCAACTTCCCCACCACGGCAGGGGCGTATGATGCGACGCACAACGGCTTCTCTGATGCGTTTGTGGCGAAGCTGAGCAGCGATCTGGGCGCACTACACGCAGCTACCTTCCTTGGCGGGTCGCGAAGGGATGAAGCCACGGCGCTGGCGCTCGACGGGCAGGGCAACGTCGTCGTGGCGGGGAGGACGTGGTCTACCGACTTCCCCACCACGCCAGGGGCGTATGATGGGACGCGCAACGGCCCCTCTGATGCGTTTGTGACAAGGTTGAGCTTCAAGTTCGATAAGACGGCGCCTGTCAATGGCGCAACGAACCAACCGGCAACAGTGACGTTGCAGTGGCAGGCGGTGGGCAGCGGAGTTGATCACTATCGCTACTGCTACAGCACTACCAGCGGCTGTACTCCTGCCACCAGCGTCGGTACCAACACCGGTGTCACCCTGAGCGGCTTGACCCTCGGTGCAACCTATCACTGGCAAGTGCGCGCCTGTGCCGATAGTGGGTGTACCGTATACATTGATGCCGACAACGGGCAGCATCACACCTTCACGGTCATATCATCGCCGTCGGCATTTGGTAAGACAGCGCCTGCCGATGGCGCAACGAACCAACCGGCAACGGTGACGTTGCAGTGGCAGGCGGTGGGCAGCGGAGTTGATCACTATCGCTACTGCTACAGCACTACCAGCGGCTGTACTCCTGCCACCAGCGTCGGTACCAACACCGGTGTCACCCTGAGCGGCTTGACCCTCGGTGCAACCTATTCCTGGCAAGTGCGCGCCTGTGCCGATATTGGGTGTACCGTATACACCGATGCCGACAACGGGCAGCATCACACCTTCACGGTGCGCTTTGGCATCTATCTCCCGCTAGTACTTCGCTAG
- a CDS encoding YccF domain-containing protein, translated as MQQRPISIEQRRGPNILIRFLYFFLFGLWFSGIWTAIAWMSCVTIIGLPVGLWMLNRLPQVVTLAPQRENLVIASGQVYLMATPQYPLWLRALWFVFIGW; from the coding sequence GTGCAGCAACGACCGATCAGTATTGAACAACGACGTGGCCCGAACATCCTGATTCGTTTCCTCTACTTTTTCTTATTTGGACTTTGGTTCAGTGGAATCTGGACTGCAATAGCGTGGATGTCGTGTGTCACAATTATTGGTTTACCGGTTGGTTTGTGGATGCTCAACCGGCTGCCACAAGTGGTAACACTCGCACCCCAACGTGAGAACCTTGTGATCGCCAGCGGGCAGGTTTACCTCATGGCGACCCCTCAATACCCACTTTGGCTACGGGCACTCTGGTTCGTCTTTATTGGGTGGTGA
- a CDS encoding daunorubicin resistance protein DrrA family ABC transporter ATP-binding protein, producing the protein MNTPAIETTDLVKRYGDLTALDHVNLRAPVGRIYALLGPNGAGKTTLLSILTTLLPPTSGSARILGYDVVRDAAEVRRRIGVTFQEMVLDPLLTGRETLDFHGRLYRLPADVRRQRIRDLVELVQLTEAIDRPVKSYSGGMKRRLELARGLMTDPQVLVLDEPTQGLDPQNRVNIWNYIRDLNRQRGMTILLTTHAMDEAEVLADLVGIIDHGRLIVEGQPTDLVASLGSDVIRVRGRGDFQYLATVVHRIEGVQRVETDPADGLALIYTDNGSRRLSVVLGAMSGNGFVIEDVTLARPSLGDVFLHYTGTALRD; encoded by the coding sequence ATGAACACACCGGCAATTGAAACGACTGATCTCGTTAAGCGGTACGGCGACCTCACCGCGCTTGATCACGTGAACCTCCGTGCACCGGTTGGTCGTATCTATGCGTTGCTGGGGCCTAACGGCGCCGGTAAAACGACCCTGCTAAGCATTTTGACCACTCTCTTGCCACCAACGTCGGGAAGTGCCCGCATTCTCGGTTATGACGTCGTCCGTGATGCGGCGGAAGTCCGCCGTCGGATTGGCGTGACATTTCAGGAAATGGTGCTCGATCCACTCCTAACCGGTCGCGAAACGCTTGATTTCCATGGACGGCTCTATCGCTTACCGGCAGACGTGCGTCGGCAGCGTATTCGTGACCTGGTCGAGCTGGTACAACTGACTGAGGCGATTGATCGTCCGGTCAAAAGTTACTCTGGCGGCATGAAGCGTCGTCTTGAATTGGCCCGTGGCTTGATGACCGATCCACAGGTATTAGTGCTCGACGAGCCGACGCAGGGTCTTGATCCGCAAAATCGGGTGAATATCTGGAACTACATTCGCGACCTAAACCGGCAGCGTGGGATGACCATCTTGCTGACTACACACGCTATGGATGAAGCAGAGGTTCTGGCCGATCTGGTGGGCATCATCGATCACGGGCGCTTGATCGTCGAAGGACAGCCAACCGATTTGGTTGCCTCGCTGGGTTCGGATGTGATTCGAGTACGTGGTCGGGGCGATTTTCAATATCTGGCGACGGTCGTACACCGTATTGAGGGTGTTCAGCGCGTTGAGACCGATCCGGCTGACGGTCTGGCGCTCATTTATACCGACAACGGGAGTCGACGTCTCTCTGTTGTGCTAGGGGCGATGAGCGGGAATGGCTTTGTAATCGAAGATGTTACCCTGGCGCGACCTTCGCTCGGTGATGTCTTTTTGCATTACACCGGTACAGCATTGCGTGATTAA